Sequence from the Ziziphus jujuba cultivar Dongzao chromosome 9, ASM3175591v1 genome:
TTCTTACTTTTGATTCTCAATTTTAGTCTCATAGAATGGATTATGTTGGATAGGAGTGGAGGTAGTGAAAGGTTGTTCAATTGAAAAGTTGATGAAGAATTTCAATGAAGTAAGAAGGTGTTTAAACATTTGAAGGATGGAAAGAGGAAAACAGGTTTCAAGCTAGAACACAATGTTCCTACGTAACGTTCTCTTAAAGCACACATTCATTgatatttgttttaagttttatttattattatttattttcctattgttttctttcttaaagTCTTTTACTATTAGGCCTTTATGTTACAAGCTATATCAATGCCTATTGATTCAAGGTAATGCATTATATCTGTTAAAGAATCATGCCATTGTTAGCCATATTGGTGAGCAAACTTGAGAGCTAGTTTACTTAGGTTGAGAggtttgtaattcaagttgtaATGtgctttgacttttattttgctCTGGTCAATTTTTATGTACAATTTAGGCTAGTCAAGTTGGCGCTTGAAGACACCAAAATGATGTAATGAAACTGTATTACCTAAAATTAGAGCTTAAGGAAAATCAAGCACCTCGATACATGTCGAGACCCATCCAGGATCCGTTTCTGAAACTCTAGATAAGCCCCGATCCCAAAGAAAACCCTACGAGCCTGTCCTATAGAAAATTGGACAGCatcttccctaagggttggatatgccacaaaatttcctgcacagaaaacacgCTTCTATATAGTATCACCTTaaccctcccaccttactacaatcgATCCCAcaaatttttaggattttcataaataaaaaaaagtacaaatatatatagacaGGAGAAATGACTTAATAATAacacaaatacatttttattcgCGTCCGTCcataccacccacttagtgccatCCTACATTTCATATCGTTTTACAAATGTAGTAATGCATGATGTTGATAGGAGggtaataaaacaacaatagtaatattaataacaaaaatagcaCAACTTGACCAAAAGCTACCGCACTTGTCTAATGGCTAACATATTCGCCCAAAGGCTTCTCCAGTTGCCAAAGGGCTATCGTGCTTGTCCGATAGCTATCGTTCCTACCCGTAGGCTGTGGTACTTACCTGAAGGCTACcatatactaataataataataataataataataataattgataataataacaataaaaatagtaataatgataataaaataataataatagcattaacaagtaataataatgcaaataaaaacaatcaataaataaataaataataataataataataataataataataacaacgatagtaataacaattataataatctcaataattaaaaataacaactaagataataattgacaacaattttaatggtaaatgtcattgataataaaaatagtaacaacaatAAGTATCATAATGatactaataatactaataataataataaataatgaaataataataaaaataatcataataaataatagtgacaattacaataacaataataatagcagtaacgatattaataataataataataataataataaaggcaaataagggtaatatttgaaaaacataAATGGCATCACTAATTAATTGcattaacttaaatataaaatttaaaaagaaactaaataaaaaagtagaatTATGAAAAcctaaaatgtttaaatattaattaaataaaatactatattaataaaaaatttaaatgaattagGTAGCAAGTACTGTGCTATACCAATGTCCATTGCGGGATTGTGTCCTATCTAATTTATTTGGCTTTGATATGTCATTTAGATGgcatctttctttatttttttttttcgtaaatAAAACTGCATTAAGCACAAAAAGAGGGAGAGGGGGGAACACTACCCCccgaaacaaacaaaaattcctGAGAGAGGATTTGAGCCACTACATCGGCTGGACAATTACAAAGATAGTCATTAGAGTAAAACAGGATGATATTATCCTTCAAAGCTGCCTTAGCTGTAAGATCAGCACATTTATTGGCCTGTCTTGGGGTCCAAGAAACAAACCAACtcttttctttcaactttcctTTGAGAGCTGTGATCATATCCCATGTTTCCAATTCGCAAGGCTCTGAATTTTCATTTAGCTAATTGACGAAAAATAGAGCATCACAGTTGTAGCCCATTCAATAGCTTTAAGTTCTGCCAGATCAACTCTCATCGGTTGCACTGGCTTGGCTGCAAGTAAAAGAACCTTACCTTTGTCATCTCTGGCAATCAAAGCAATAGCTGATTTGCCTAGAATATAAGCAGCATCAGTGTTGATGCAAATTCTACCACTTTGGGGGGAATCCAGGTAAAATCTTTAGCCGCGAGAGACGTAGGACTTCATTCTAAAACAACTGAATTAAACTCTTCAACTAATAATTCCCATCTTGCCGTGGCTTGGGTAATTGAGCTTATACTTTTGAAAAGTTTATCGTTGGGTAGTTCCCAAACCACATAGAGAAAAGAGATAAGAAGTAAGGACGTGAAATATTTTCCTCCAAGCTTAAGAGGATAATTGAGAGGAAGGGCTCACGCACCATCTGACAAGGTCCTGTGAGTTACTAACAGTAACTGAATCTAACTTTAGGCCCCATTTGCTGCTAAAAGCAACAGCTCTAGCTGCTAGGCATTCAAGAAAAAAGTGGGAGGAATTCTCCTTATTGAATCCGCAAAGGGTGCAGCAAGGGTCACCCTTTccaattattttgaataaggTATCCTTCAGCGGTAAAACATCAGCAGCAAGCCTCCATAAAAGCACTTTTAGTCTCTCGTGAAGCTTGGTAGTCCATAAATCCTTCCAAAGCCTATCATTATGCATCCCATTGTAAGAAAGTAAGCTATAAAAGCTTTTAATTGAGAAGACTCAATTGCTGGTTTTTGtccaaaataatttatcttCCTTGTCAGCTCCGTGAACCTTCACTCTTTTGATTGCATCTATGTCTTCTTGGtcaaaaagttgatataatttaGATTCGTTCCAGCTTACAGATAAAGGGTTAAGAAGATCAGCAACTCTCCAAGCGTGGGCTTCTTCAGCTCCATCTttgatttttggggtttttccAACAATGTCAAGGACCCAAGGATCGATAGACCAGCCATTATCGATATTATAACAAAAACCTATTCTGACCACGTCTTTAGAACTTAAAATGCTTCTCCGAACATAAGAGTCCCTAGCTTTATACCTACTCGCAAAGAAAGACTTGTATCCATAAACAATCCTCTCATTTTGCTAGTTTCCAACCAAGTTTAGCCAGGAGAGCTAAATTAATATCTTTGAATTTTCTGAAGCCAAGACCACATGCATCTTAGGGTTTGCACAAGATTCCCTAGTTCTTAAAAGCAAGATAATGTTTGTTATCTGACCTTGCCCCCTACCAGAATCTTCTAACCATTGCGTCTAGATCATTGCAGATGTTATTCGAGATTTTAAAAGTCAACATTGCATAAATTAGGACAACCTGAGCAATAGACTTGATGAGAGTTGCCTTACCTGCTTTAGATAGAAGCTTTCTTTGCCACCCTCCAATATGTTTTGCATTCTATCCTTCATATTATTGAATTCGTTGCATTTATTTCTTCCGAAAATAAGAGAGTTTTCAAGGTATATGGAACTTGTTTTAAGTTATTTGAATTGGAGCCTCTCTTTTATCAACTTCTTAGTCCTTCCGAGGGTATTCTTAGAGAATAAGATCTGGgatttatcaaaatttggtaGCTGGCCTGACCATTGGCTATAAGTATTCAGCACTTCTTGAATTCCCTTTGCTTTTTGCAAATTTCACTGCAGGCAACCAAAATGTCATCCGTGTATAGAAGATGAGAAATAGCTGGAGCTCTCTTACAAATCTTGATACCTTAAATATGAGTATTTCTTTCCATAAGTCTCGAAAAAATTTATGAGTAAAGGATGAAGATGAACAGAGAGAGGGGGTCTCCTTGCCGAATCTCTCTTTTTGGAATTATCGAATTCGATCTGCTGCCATTAATGAGCAAGTCATATTCAATCGAGCTTATGCAGCTAAAAATCAATCGTCTGAAATCGTTTGAAAAACCCCACAAATTTAGAACTTTAGTGATGAACTCGCATTCAAGCCTGTCATAGGCTTTTCTCATGTCAACTTCCTGAGCTACCACAGTATTCTCCGCAATCCATCTTCCCTCGATAAAGGTCCCCTGATTAGGTGAAATGATTCTGGACAGCAAAGGTCTCAATCTTGAAACAATGATTCTAGACACAATTTTGTAACAGAAATTGCACAAGCTGATAAGTCGAAACTAATTGAAATCTAtcgcattttttgtttttggtatgagAACCAGCAAGGTTTTGTTGATGCCTCCAGTGATGGTTTTAGTTTTGAAGCTTTCCTAGACCATTTTGATGATCTGGGCTTTCACCGTATCCCAGTAAGTCTTATAGAAAACGCTTGGAAATCCATCTGGTCCAAGGGCTTTTAAAGGATAAAACTCCCAGACTGTTTTCCTTATCTCTTCCTCAAAAGGAATAGCCATGAGCCTGACATTTTCCTCATCTGAGATATACTTTTCTCCCAACTCCTCTAGCTCTTTAGTGAAGGTCAGGTTAGAAGTAGTGAAAAGCTCTATGAATCCTTCCTTGAAGTATTGCCCTATTTGTTTTCTGTCATGAAGCCATATGTTACCTTTATTCACCGCAATAATTATGTTTCTTCTTGTTCTGATAAGGGTTCTAGCATGAAAAAACTTGGTGTTGAGGTCTTCTTCTAGCACCTAAGTTTCTCTCGATTTTTGTCTCCAAATACATTCTAGCCAAGCTCGTTGTTCCCTTAACTCATTTTCAATATAAGTCTGCGTAACTCTTCCAAATTCCCAAACTGGATTTCTTCCAACTCTTTTTCAAGGGCTTTTATCTTCTCTTGCATGAAACAAAATGTGATTTATTCCACTTTCTAAGAGCTGAGGCTGTATTATTCAATCTTCTCATCAACTTGTGTGCTTCCATTCCGTTTCTCAGTTCTTCATCCCAGGCTTTCTTTACTTTCTTTACTATCTCAATGCTGGTAATATCGTTAGTCCAGGATTTAAGAAACCTAAAAGGGTGGCCTTGTCTCGATTCTTCCTCATGAGTGCAAAGAAAAGTAGGGAAGTGGTCTGATTGCTCCATAGGCAGGTGGTGAATTTTTGCATCGCTAAATAAAGAAATCCAATCTTGACTAGCCAGACCTCTATCTAGACGCTCCTTGATATAAGCTTAACCTTCCTGCTTATTTTTCCATGTGAATCTTTTCTCTGAAAAATCAAGGTCTATGGCTCCAACATTTTGGATAAATGTTTTTAAGAAAGAGTGAGATCTTTGCCAAGCCCTAGTTCCTAATTTCTCTGAGTTTTCTTGAATGTTAAAAAATTTGGCTTTGATATGTCATTTAGATGGCACCTTGAATGTTGAAAAATtgttgtaaataattaaaaatatggcAATAGTTGTCCTTATTGTCCATTTAGTTTTAAacatatgtaattatatatgttgattAACTATCGAATATCAATTCAAtggattttcaaaaaaaaaaaaaaaattgacaataataaaaatatataaataaaaaaattttaaaaataaataaatttaatttaaatatgtttgaagtgtttttaaaaaaaatggaaaaaaaacacaaaaatgtaaataaaaaataaataaataaaataaaataaatttaaaaaaaaaagtacaggaTGCAAATCcatgcattcatatatatatatatatatatacagatatcaaaataaaatataaattaaaaactaaacgACGTCGTTCAGAGAAATAGGCGACAACACGAAACGCGTCGAATTCCCATTCCAAAGCAGCGGTTAGCTTTTGTTGATCCTCCTGTGTCTCCGTGTGTGTGAGATAGAATATTGTATATTGAATAttccttcatcatcatcatcatcttctgcTGCGGGCTTGTAGAGTAGCCGATTAAAAGCTTTTTGGTTCTGGGCTTGGTTGGCTCAGCATCaacttcatcatcatcaatggCGTTAGCTTTCAAACCCATAATCCCCCACACAACCACCAGGGCCTCCTTAAGATCTTCTCCTTTGGGTTTTTGTTCATCTTCTCCGAACCCTACACACCCTGTCCTCTTTCACCATTTTCCACACACTCTTCGGCCAAGAATTCGTCGAATTGCCCATGGCGTCTCTGCCTCCAAGTCCAACGTCACCACCACCCTCTCAGACGTTGAACAGCACCGCCAACTTAAGGCCAATGATAATGGTTCCACTCCCACTTCCACTTCTAACACTGGTAAGGTTTGTTCAAACCCATCTTTATATGGTTCTTTATATGGTTCTTTTTCTTAAACATGTTTTGGGATTTTCCtagaaaaagcatatatatatatatatggaatatgAGGAAAAGTATAGTGGAGGAACCTTAGCTTGAGGacataatcttttattttttgttaatttatttccaaagaaaaaaaaaatctgaatccATCTAAAATACTCAATGAATCCCACCTGCTAGAAAGATGAAGTTACACTGCCACCAAAGGTAGTGACTTTCTGTTTGTCTGGTGAGAAATGGTGAGAACAAGTTTGGGAAAACCCAAAAAAGTGAAGTTGAATTTCAACGGTCTGTATTAAAGATGCAAAGTCTAGAATCTGAATTTAATCCTTCATGATGCGGTATAATTCAATTCTTTTCTTGTTGTCTTTTCATGTATGTCAATTATTTGTTCAAgcgtggtcggaatttgccagAAATGTGTCCGGTGAATGGGATGGGTATGGAGCAGAATTCTCAAATGAAGGGAACCCAATTGAACTTCCTGAGACTGTTGTACCCGAAGCTTACCGGGAGTGGGAGGTTAAGCTTTTCGATTGGCAGACTCAGTGTCCCACTCTTGCAGACCCGGAAGGGAGTGCTCTTAACTATAAGTTGATAAAGCTACTCCCCACAGTTGGATGTGAAGCCGATGCTGCTACGCGATATAGCATTGATGAGAGGAATATTGGAGGACTAAATGACAAAGTCTCTGCTTTTGCATATCAGTCAAGTGGTTGTTATGTAGCTGTCTGGCCAACTGAGAATAAGGGTTCATATAATTTAATGGAATTGGAGCATTGCTTGATCAATCCTCAAGATCGGGAGTCTCGTGTGAGGGTGATTCAGGTAATCCGTTTAGAAAGTATGAAGATGGTATTGCAGAGTATTAAAGTTTTCTGTGAGCAGTGGTATGGGCCATTCAGAAATGGAGATCAGCTAGGTGGATGTGCAATCCGTGATTCAGCATTTGCTTCTACAGCTGCACTGGAAGCTTCTGAAGTAGTTG
This genomic interval carries:
- the LOC107407544 gene encoding uncharacterized protein LOC107407544 isoform X2 → MALAFKPIIPHTTTRASLRSSPLGFCSSSPNPTHPVLFHHFPHTLRPRIRRIAHGVSASKSNVTTTLSDVEQHRQLKANDNGSTPTSTSNTAWSEFARNVSGEWDGYGAEFSNEGNPIELPETVVPEAYREWEVKLFDWQTQCPTLADPEGSALNYKLIKLLPTVGCEADAATRYSIDERNIGGLNDKVSAFAYQSSGCYVAVWPTENKGSYNLMELEHCLINPQDRESRVRVIQVIRLESMKMVLQSIKVFCEQWYGPFRNGDQLGGCAIRDSAFASTAALEASEVVGIWQGPNAVANFDASQNSLQELVDDNMQKSVRDGLDLVLLPKQLWCSLKESNDGGTCSEVGWLLNHGHAITSKCTFSSKTTLKEISVACETAASEGA
- the LOC107407544 gene encoding uncharacterized protein LOC107407544 isoform X1 translates to MALAFKPIIPHTTTRASLRSSPLGFCSSSPNPTHPVLFHHFPHTLRPRIRRIAHGVSASKSNVTTTLSDVEQHRQLKANDNGSTPTSTSNTAWSEFARNVSGEWDGYGAEFSNEGNPIELPETVVPEAYREWEVKLFDWQTQCPTLADPEGSALNYKLIKLLPTVGCEADAATRYSIDERNIGGLNDKVSAFAYQSSGCYVAVWPTENKGSYNLMELEHCLINPQDRESRVRVIQVIRLESMKMVLQSIKVFCEQWYGPFRNGDQLGGCAIRDSAFASTAALEASEVVGIWQGPNAVANFDASQVNSLQELVDDNMQKSVRDGLDLVLLPKQLWCSLKESNDGGTCSEVGWLLNHGHAITSKCTFSSKTTLKEISVACETAASEGA